Proteins encoded within one genomic window of Humulus lupulus chromosome 1, drHumLupu1.1, whole genome shotgun sequence:
- the LOC133795598 gene encoding probable pectinesterase/pectinesterase inhibitor 7 — translation MDCKLFFLSFIVVINLLSLIPSPFANAYNYTLPPSRPVTPDFICKFTPYPISCKSVLPNKTSNVYDYTRFTVFKSLSQTLRFQTLVNNFLRLRAALPKTTVAALEDCQFLAGLSVDYLWSSFGAINATPSALPGWKTEDVQTLLSAILTNQETCYDGLKSASSSWRVRNGLFAPLANDTKLFSVSLALFTKGWVPKNKLVPRQVTQRKLFGLVDEFGSTTQRRSLLETGDDNGHGHSKVVVRERVTVSQDGTGNFTTINDAVAAAPNKTQVSGGYFVIHVKAGVYEEYVSIAKNKRYLMMIGDGINQTVITGNRSVVDGWTTFKSATFAVTGPGFVAVNITFRNTAGASKHQAVAVRNGADLSAFYSCSFEGYQDTLYTHSLRQFYRECDVYGTVDFIFGNAAVAFQNCNLYPRLPMSGQFNAITAQGRTDPNQNTGISIHNCTVIAADDLASSTDGAAKTYLGRPWKEYSRTVYMQSYIDSVVDAAGWREWNGNFGLSTLYYAEHDNRGPGSETAKRVTWPGYHVINATDAKNFTLSSFLLADNWLPQTGVAYTSGLI, via the exons ATGGATTGCAAACTCTTCTTCCTCTCCTTCATAGTTGTGATCAACTTATTATCATTAATCCCATCTCCGTTTGCTAATGCTTATAATTACACCTTACCTCCAAGCAGGCCTGTTACGCCAGACTTCATTTGCAAGTTCACCCCATATCCAATTTCATGCAAATCTGTCCTCCCAAACAAAACCTCCAATGTCTACGACTACACTCGCTTTACGGTCTTCAAATCCTTATCTCAGACTCTACGATTCCAAACATTAGTAAACAACTTTCTTAGGCTCCGGGCTGCGTTGCCTAAAACAACTGTGGCCGCCCTCGAGGACTGCCAGTTTCTCGCAGGCCTAAGCGTCGACTACTTGTGGAGCTCCTTCGGCGCCATCAACGCCACACCCAGTGCTCTTCCTGGGTGGAAAACAGAAGACGTCCAAACTCTCCTTAGCGCCATTTTAACGAACCAGGAGACTTGCTATGACGGCCTGAAATCAGCGTCTTCGTCCTGGAGAGTCAGAAACGGTCTTTTCGCCCCTTTGGCAAACGACACTAAGTTGTTTAGTGTTTCTCTGGCTCTTTTTACCAAAGGTTGGGTGCCTAAGAACAAGTTGGTACCACGGCAGGTAACTCAGAGGAAACTATTTGGTTTGGTGGATGAGTTTGGTTCGACGACTCAGAGGAGATCACTGTTGGAGACAGGGGATGATAACGGTCATGGTCACAGTAAGGTGGTGGTGAGAGAACGAGTGACTGTTAGTCAAGATGGAACCGGGAATTTCACCACCATAAACGACGCCGTTGCGGCTGCCCCGAACAAAACGCAGGTGTCCGGAGGGTACTTCGTTATACATGTCAAGGCAGGGGTTTACGAAGAGTATGTTTCCATTGCTAAAAATAAGAGGTATTTGATGATGATCGGAGATGGTATAAATCAGACTGTCATCACTGGTAACCGAAGTGTTGTAGATGGTTGGACCACTTTCAAATCAGCAACATTTG CCGTAACCGGACCAGGTTTCGTGGCGGTCAACATAACATTCCGGAACACAGCCGGAGCAAGCAAGCACCAAGCGGTGGCAGTTCGAAACGGCGCCGATTTGTCTGCTTTCTACAGCTGCAGCTTCGAAGGCTACCAAGACACACTCTACACCCATTCCCTCCGCCAATTCTACCGCGAATGCGATGTATACGGCACCGTAGATTTCATCTTCGGCAACGCTGCCGTCGCTTTCCAGAACTGCAACTTATACCCTCGACTTCCAATGAGTGGCCAATTCAACGCCATAACTGCTCAAGGCCGAACAGACCCGAATCAGAATACCGGGATCTCGATCCACAACTGTACTGTCATTGCCGCAGATGACTTGGCCTCGTCGACTGACGGCGCTGCAAAGACTTATCTGGGTCGGCCATGGAAGGAGTATTCGAGGACGGTTTATATGCAGTCTTACATAGACAGTGTGGTTGACGCGGCGGGTTGGCGAGAATGGAATGGTAATTTTGGTCTGAGTACGTTGTATTATGCGGAGCATGATAATAGAGGACCGGGTTCGGAGACGGCCAAGAGAGTCACGTGGCCTGGTTATCACGTGATTAACGCTACCGACGCTAAAAATTTCACATTGTCCAGTTTTCTACTAGCAGATAATTGGTTGCCTCAGACGGGTGTAGCTTACACCAGTGGTTTAATATGA